The following proteins are co-located in the Paludibaculum fermentans genome:
- a CDS encoding TonB-dependent receptor domain-containing protein, whose protein sequence is MITYNSQVLLFPDILLALVLFADTPTEKPAAKPAETPAPARTQTRLTTNAQRNENVAIWFIDTNAVKEANIRVGTTATAVAEPLAETHYFAAEHGRPASEALMLRPLSIPSSWHGEGFWSHQNSVVNARSFFQVGAVKPSHRNSYGGRLTGLLPRLGALTGTFSQGSIRGMVNGNVLVPLANERTPLATDPAVRAIVQRFLDAYPKELPNRLDFDPRALNTNSPQRINNIAGSLRLDTPINAKNKVLTTYSIDRQKIIAFQLVAGQNPDTEIHNHKARVTWQRSISAATQLQMGISYNRNRSALYSEPNAVGPRVRFGYSVEELGPDSSFPVNRATNTYRYGAALLHQAGRHQVTAGADLTRFQLNGIEANNIRGQFQFGNNFGRSSIENLRLGTPNMFEGAVGELSRGYRNWMMNGYVADKWKLHPRLQLYYGLRYTADTRPLEVQQRETIPYPTDANNFSPRVSLAWQAGKGWVVRAMYTTTFGQILPVTYQQIRNNPPSILYVMVPDPYLANPLRGLDLNSPTVRYSPTWLSSDLSTPYSHQYNTTIERKAFAGSMLRLSYIGSRTIKLLNTYTQNRAEPIAGMELTTGNIDQRRPDPRYYDTKRVVNGGIAYYDGGQVAWDLPLRKGLIFSTNYTFSKAIDEGNDFTATAANKDISNFRSQYQYDTLKDRKGLSNFDSTHAFAMNYAWDIPAYRSSAHWVRAATANWQVSGANMWKKGTPLTLFVGSDGPGFGNVDGGGADRPNLLDPTILGATIGHPDTAPIILSRNKFAYITPGQHAGTLGRGTMRKSSIWNWNASVARQFRFPNELTAQLRAEAFNLSNTPQFDEPQRNLSSPAFGKITNTLNDGRVFQVALRFVF, encoded by the coding sequence TTGATCACATACAATAGTCAGGTGCTGCTGTTCCCGGACATCCTGCTGGCCCTAGTTCTGTTCGCAGATACGCCGACTGAGAAGCCGGCCGCCAAGCCGGCGGAGACTCCGGCGCCGGCCCGGACGCAGACCCGCCTCACGACGAACGCCCAGCGGAACGAGAACGTAGCCATCTGGTTCATCGACACCAATGCGGTGAAGGAAGCCAATATTCGCGTCGGCACCACCGCCACCGCGGTGGCGGAACCGCTGGCCGAAACGCACTACTTCGCCGCCGAACACGGCCGGCCCGCCTCGGAAGCCCTGATGCTGCGGCCGCTCTCCATTCCCTCCAGTTGGCATGGCGAAGGCTTCTGGTCGCACCAGAACAGCGTGGTCAACGCCCGTTCGTTCTTTCAAGTCGGAGCCGTCAAGCCGTCCCACCGGAACTCCTACGGAGGCCGCTTGACCGGGTTGCTGCCGCGGCTGGGCGCCCTGACCGGGACATTCTCCCAGGGCAGCATTCGCGGGATGGTGAACGGAAATGTACTGGTTCCCCTCGCGAATGAGCGCACGCCCCTGGCCACCGACCCGGCCGTGCGGGCCATCGTGCAGCGCTTTCTGGATGCGTACCCCAAGGAACTACCCAACCGGCTGGACTTCGATCCTCGCGCACTGAACACCAACTCTCCGCAGAGAATCAACAACATAGCCGGCTCCCTGCGCCTCGACACACCCATCAACGCCAAGAATAAGGTTCTGACAACCTACTCGATCGATCGCCAGAAGATCATCGCGTTTCAGTTGGTAGCGGGCCAGAACCCGGACACGGAAATCCACAATCACAAAGCCCGCGTCACGTGGCAGCGGTCGATCTCGGCCGCGACACAGTTGCAGATGGGCATCTCGTACAACCGGAACCGTTCGGCGCTCTACTCGGAACCGAATGCAGTGGGACCTCGGGTCCGCTTCGGCTACAGCGTCGAGGAACTGGGGCCGGACAGCTCGTTCCCCGTGAATCGCGCCACCAATACCTATAGATATGGTGCGGCGCTGCTGCACCAGGCAGGCAGGCACCAGGTCACGGCGGGAGCCGACCTTACCCGCTTCCAGCTCAACGGCATCGAAGCCAATAACATCCGCGGCCAGTTTCAGTTCGGCAACAATTTCGGGCGGAGTTCCATTGAGAACCTGCGGCTGGGGACGCCGAATATGTTTGAAGGGGCGGTCGGCGAGCTGTCGCGTGGCTACCGCAACTGGATGATGAACGGGTACGTCGCGGACAAGTGGAAACTGCACCCTCGGCTCCAGTTGTACTACGGTCTTCGCTACACAGCGGATACGCGTCCGTTGGAGGTGCAGCAGCGCGAGACAATCCCTTACCCCACCGACGCGAATAACTTCAGCCCCAGGGTGTCGCTTGCCTGGCAGGCGGGCAAGGGTTGGGTGGTCCGCGCGATGTACACCACAACTTTTGGACAGATCCTGCCGGTTACCTACCAGCAGATCCGCAATAATCCGCCGAGCATTCTGTACGTAATGGTGCCCGATCCCTATCTCGCCAATCCGCTGCGCGGCCTGGATCTGAACTCACCTACCGTACGATACTCGCCGACCTGGCTCTCTTCCGACCTCTCGACGCCTTACTCCCACCAGTACAACACCACCATCGAGCGCAAGGCCTTTGCCGGCTCCATGCTGCGGCTGAGCTATATCGGCAGCCGCACGATTAAACTGCTGAATACGTACACCCAAAACCGTGCCGAACCGATTGCCGGGATGGAGCTGACCACCGGCAACATCGATCAGCGGCGTCCGGATCCGCGCTATTACGATACGAAGAGGGTGGTGAACGGCGGCATCGCTTATTACGATGGCGGCCAGGTGGCTTGGGACCTCCCGCTGCGGAAAGGCCTCATTTTTTCAACGAACTACACATTCTCCAAGGCCATCGACGAGGGCAACGATTTCACGGCCACCGCAGCCAACAAGGATATATCGAACTTCCGCAGCCAGTATCAGTACGACACGCTGAAAGACCGCAAGGGGCTCTCGAACTTCGACTCGACGCATGCGTTCGCCATGAATTACGCCTGGGACATCCCGGCGTACCGCTCCTCCGCCCACTGGGTGCGGGCCGCGACCGCCAACTGGCAGGTTTCCGGCGCCAACATGTGGAAGAAGGGGACTCCGCTGACGCTCTTTGTCGGCAGCGACGGCCCGGGCTTCGGAAACGTGGATGGCGGCGGCGCGGACCGCCCCAACCTGCTGGATCCGACCATCCTGGGCGCTACCATCGGCCACCCGGACACGGCGCCTATCATCCTGAGCCGTAATAAGTTCGCTTACATCACACCCGGCCAGCACGCCGGCACGCTGGGGCGCGGAACGATGCGCAAATCCTCGATCTGGAATTGGAATGCTTCGGTCGCGCGGCAGTTCCGGTTCCCGAATGAACTGACCGCGCAGTTGCGCGCAGAGGCGTTCAACCTGTCCAACACGCCTCAATTCGACGAGCCGCAGCGGAACCTGTCGTCGCCGGCTTTCGGCAAGATTACGAATACCCTAAACGATGGGCGGGTTTTCCAGGTCGCCCTGCGGTTCGTTTTCTAG